In Carassius gibelio isolate Cgi1373 ecotype wild population from Czech Republic chromosome B2, carGib1.2-hapl.c, whole genome shotgun sequence, a single genomic region encodes these proteins:
- the extl2 gene encoding exostosin-like 2 produces MRIRWCCCRSLGRVRTHFIIASILLLLLAGVSLTFLLPNNEDLGILLKLRQSSNNSLTLLDPEDSFTIIMQTYNRTDILLKLLNHYQAVPHLQCIIIVWNNPLQSPPRELWDALGPHPVPIIFKEQSFNRMRNRLQPHSEIKTDAVLMLDDDTLVSVPDISFAFSVWKQFSDQIVGFVPRKHVSTASGVYSYGSFELQDPDDGGGDRYSMILVGAAFFHRRFLQLFQEQPGEVHALVDQTQNCDDIAMNFAVARQLSQASGLKRPSGVFVKPVDMRNLEKEARSGYVGMWHRAEHMLQRSYCLNKLTHIYGSMPLRYSNIMISQFGFPSYANHKSRI; encoded by the exons ATGAG GATTCGTTGGTGCTGCTGCAGGTCTTTGGGCCGTGTGCGGACACACTTCATCATCGCCTCTATACTGTTGCTACTTCTGGCCGGCGTCTCTCTGACCTTCTTATTGCCTAATAATGAGGACCTCGGCATTCTCCTCAAGCTCCGTCAGAGCTCTAACAACTCCCTCACTCTGCTAGACCCCGAGGATAGTTTTACTATAATTATGCAAACCTATAACCGTACTGATATTCTCCTCAAGCTGCTCAACCATTATCAGGCTGTGCCTCACCTGCAGTGCATCATCATAGTGTGGAACAACCCTTTGCAGTCGCCGCCCAGGGAACTGTGGGACGCCCTCGGCCCACACCCTGTGCCCATCATCTTCAAAGAGCAGAGCTTCAACAGAATGCGCAATCGTCTGCAGCCGCACTCCGAGATCAAGACTGATG CTGTTTTAATGCTAGACGATGACACGTTGGTCAGTGTTCCTGATATCAGCTTTGCATTTTCTGTCTGGAAG CAATTCTCAGATCAGATTGTGGGTTTTGTTCCACGTAAGCATGTAAGCACAGCATCTGGAGTGTACAGCTACGGCAGCTTTGAGCTTCAAGATCCAGACGACGGTGGAGGCGACAG GTATTCGATGATCCTAGTGGGTGCTGCGTTCTTCCATCGGCGCTTCCTGCAGCTGTTCCAAGAGCAGCCGGGTGAAGTGCACGCTCTGGTGGACCAAACGCAGAACTGTGACGACATCGCCATGAACTTTGCCGTGGCACGTCAACTCTCACAGGCGTCCGGCCTCAAGCGGCCCTCTGGGGTGTTCGTGAAGCCCGTAGACATGAGGAATCTGGAGAAGGAAGCCAGGAGCGGGTACGTGGGCATGTGGCACAGAGCGGAGCACATGCTGCAGCGCTCCTACTGCCTCAACAAGCTGACACACATCTACGGGAGCATGCCACTCCGCTACTCCAATATCATGATCTCACAGTTTGGCTTCCCCAGCTATGCTAATCACAAGAGCAGGATATGA
- the zgc:110366 gene encoding uncharacterized oxidoreductase ZK1290.5 isoform X2: MVTVPSSCPTVPLSNGRNIPILGLGTSHDGGYSHEAVLCALQECGIRHIDTAKRYGCEEALGKAVVDSGVPREELWITTKLWPGDYGYQSTRKACQDSCARLGVDYLDLYLMHWPECMVPGVSSREVRAETWRALEELYDEGLCRAIGVSNFLIHHLDELKDRAGIVPHVNQVEFHPFQQPLELVEYCRKENIVFEGYCPLAKGQALTHPSVMELAQKHGRSASQICIRWSIQNGVVTIPKSTKPERVRENCQVFGFSLDDSDMAALSLLHDGRHVSWDPTHLE; encoded by the exons ATGGTGACAGTTCCCAGCAGCTGCCCTACTGTACCGCTGTCCAATGGACGCAACATTCCCATTCTGGGTTTAG GAACATCTCATGATGGAGGTTACAGCCACGAAGCAGTGCTCTGTGCTCTACAGGAGTGTGGCATAAGGCATATAGATACAGCCAAGCGTTATGGTTGTGAAGAGGCTTTGGGGAAAGCTGTGGTTGATAGTGGAGTACCACGAGAGGAGCTCTGGATCACCACCAAACTATGGCCTGGAGATTACGGCTACCAGAGCACCAGAAAAGCCTGCCAGGACTCGTGTGCCAGGCTGGGGGTTGATTATTTAG ACCTTTATCTGATGCACTGGCCGGAGTGCATGGTTCCAGGCGTCTCCAGCCGTGAGGTTcgagcagagacgtggagagctCTGGAGGAGCTTTATGATGAAG GTTTGTGTCGTGCCATCGGAGTGAGTAACTTTCTCATACACCACTTAGACGAGTTAAAGGATCGTGCTGGAATTGTGCCTCATGTTAACCAG GTGGAGTTTCATCCCTTCCAGCAGCCACTGGAGCTGGTTGAATATTGCCGGAAGGAGAATATTGTTTTTGAAGGCTACTGTCCTTTGGCCAAAGGTCAAGCTCTCACTCATCCATCAGTCATGGAGCTCGCCCAGAAACACGGCCGCAGCGCGTCACAAATATGCATACGCTGGAGTATCCAG AATGGAGTTGTCACAATTCCAAAGTCCACCAAACCAGAAAGGGTCCGTGAAAACTGCCAA GTGTTTGGGTTCAGCTTGGATGATTCAGACATGGCAGCGCTCAGTTTGCTGCATGATGGGAGACATGTGAGCTGGGACCCAACTCATTTGGAATGA
- the zgc:110366 gene encoding uncharacterized oxidoreductase ZK1290.5 isoform X1, producing MVTVPSSCPTVPLSNGRNIPILGLGTSHDGGYSHEAVLCALQECGIRHIDTAKRYGCEEALGKAVVDSGVPREELWITTKLWPGDYGYQSTRKACQDSCARLGVDYLDLYLMHWPECMVPGVSSREVRAETWRALEELYDEGLCRAIGVSNFLIHHLDELKDRAGIVPHVNQVEFHPFQQPLELVEYCRKENIVFEGYCPLAKGQALTHPSVMELAQKHGRSASQICIRWSIQNGVVTIPKSTKPERVRENCQVFGFTLTAEDMDRIRDLHTNQKLIHLTYPIWKG from the exons ATGGTGACAGTTCCCAGCAGCTGCCCTACTGTACCGCTGTCCAATGGACGCAACATTCCCATTCTGGGTTTAG GAACATCTCATGATGGAGGTTACAGCCACGAAGCAGTGCTCTGTGCTCTACAGGAGTGTGGCATAAGGCATATAGATACAGCCAAGCGTTATGGTTGTGAAGAGGCTTTGGGGAAAGCTGTGGTTGATAGTGGAGTACCACGAGAGGAGCTCTGGATCACCACCAAACTATGGCCTGGAGATTACGGCTACCAGAGCACCAGAAAAGCCTGCCAGGACTCGTGTGCCAGGCTGGGGGTTGATTATTTAG ACCTTTATCTGATGCACTGGCCGGAGTGCATGGTTCCAGGCGTCTCCAGCCGTGAGGTTcgagcagagacgtggagagctCTGGAGGAGCTTTATGATGAAG GTTTGTGTCGTGCCATCGGAGTGAGTAACTTTCTCATACACCACTTAGACGAGTTAAAGGATCGTGCTGGAATTGTGCCTCATGTTAACCAG GTGGAGTTTCATCCCTTCCAGCAGCCACTGGAGCTGGTTGAATATTGCCGGAAGGAGAATATTGTTTTTGAAGGCTACTGTCCTTTGGCCAAAGGTCAAGCTCTCACTCATCCATCAGTCATGGAGCTCGCCCAGAAACACGGCCGCAGCGCGTCACAAATATGCATACGCTGGAGTATCCAG AATGGAGTTGTCACAATTCCAAAGTCCACCAAACCAGAAAGGGTCCGTGAAAACTGCCAA GTTTTTGGATTCACACTAACAGCAGAAGACATGGACCGGATTAGAGATTTACACACCAATCAGAAGCTGATTCATCTCACTTATCCAATCTGGAAAGGATAA